Within Actinoplanes sp. L3-i22, the genomic segment ACAGGTGCAGGGCGATCCGCTCCGGGTCGTCCCCGTGGAAGACCCCGGCCCGCTGGCAGCGGGCGACGGCCAGGACCAGGGGCTGGTAGGTGAGGTCGGCCGCGGTGCGGCTCTCGGTGTCCGGGCTGAACTCGGCGGTGATCCGGCCGAACATCAGGCCGTACAGGTTCGGGCTGGCCAGGGCCGCCGCCCGGTAGGCCACCCCGAGGGCGATCAGGTCGGTCATCGGGTCGTCGGTCGGCTCGACCGCGGCCAGTGCCGCGCCCAGGCGGCGGAAGCCCTCCCAGTGCATGGCGGCGAGCAGGCCCTGCTTGTCGCCGAACAGCGTGTACACCGGCATCGTCGACACCCCACAGGCCGCGGCGAGCTTGCGCAGGGACAACCCGGCCGGGCCCTGCTCGACGAGCATCCGCGCGGCCTCGTCGACGAGGCGGGCGGTCAGGTCCGGGCGATTGACGGGTGGCACGCGAGCGACTATAACAGCGTTATGGCGAATAACGTTGTTATCGCGCTGCACGCCGGCGGGGCCACGGTCGCGCTGGCGCTGGGGGCGTGGAACCTGCTCCGGCCGGTCAAGGGGGACCGGCCGCACCGCTGGGTGGGCCGGGTCTGGGTGGTCTCGATGTACTGGGTGGTGCTCAGCTCGTTCGTGATCAAGAAGCTGCGGCCCGGGCACTTCTCCTGGATCCACGGGCTGTCCGTGTTCACCTTCGTGACCCTGTCGATCGGGCTCTGGGCCGCCGTCACGCACCGGATCGACCTGCACCGGCAGTTCATGACCGGGTCCTATCTCGGGCTGGTCGGCGCCCTGATCGGCGCGGTCGTGGTCCCGCAGCGGGACATTCCGCAGTGGTTCCGGCACGAGCCGCTCGGGCTGGCGACCGGCGCGGCCCTCGCGCTCGGGCTGGCCGGCGCGGTGATCCTGCTGGCCCGGCGGCCCGCCCCGGTGGGAGCGGGCCGGCCGGAGCGCTGACCGGTCAGGCGGCGGCGGCCGGCTGGGGTTCGAGGGACTCCTGCCAGATCGCCCAGCGGGTCTGCGGGCCTAGTGCCTTGGCCCGGTACATGGCCAGGTCGGCGCGGTGCACGATCTCGTCGTGGGTGAGCTCGCCGGGCGCCGAGACGGCCACCCCGATGCTCGCCGCGAGCGGGATCAGCTTGTTGTCGATGGCGACCGGGCCCATCGCCGCGGCGATCCGGCCGGCCACGTCGTAGGCCTGCTCCGGG encodes:
- a CDS encoding TetR/AcrR family transcriptional regulator, giving the protein MPPVNRPDLTARLVDEAARMLVEQGPAGLSLRKLAAACGVSTMPVYTLFGDKQGLLAAMHWEGFRRLGAALAAVEPTDDPMTDLIALGVAYRAAALASPNLYGLMFGRITAEFSPDTESRTAADLTYQPLVLAVARCQRAGVFHGDDPERIALHLWAVTHGMVNLELNQQLPDVGDPADLFLEALGYAGIPFLA
- a CDS encoding DUF2306 domain-containing protein: MANNVVIALHAGGATVALALGAWNLLRPVKGDRPHRWVGRVWVVSMYWVVLSSFVIKKLRPGHFSWIHGLSVFTFVTLSIGLWAAVTHRIDLHRQFMTGSYLGLVGALIGAVVVPQRDIPQWFRHEPLGLATGAALALGLAGAVILLARRPAPVGAGRPER